In a single window of the Elaeis guineensis isolate ETL-2024a chromosome 8, EG11, whole genome shotgun sequence genome:
- the LOC140851202 gene encoding uncharacterized protein — translation MGIALLVIALEVRWGTTRVMQISTANPPLVLKSEDKLEDIMSDKNRMKLNDRASMEYINGVHSFLNFAFGQPTVSDRIRCPCTKCRNTVFKGRHEVRAHLIRNGIVKSYKHWVYHGETIEENLEECNANSRDNLDEEENTDYDDLIGMVHDACAFINTDVERDDVNEGYEPQEPNPEAAAFYRLLKDADKNLYPGCDKVSKLSFAVKLLHLKCSNNWSDTSMDKLLKVFKEVLPNGALVPNSFYEVKKLIQDLGLEHIKIDACLNDCVIYWGEHANAIVCPVCNLSRWKYQGRTRNIPHKILHYFPLKPRLQRLYMSKITAKDMRWHEEKRINDGILRHPADSFAWKSFDDKYKSFSADPRSVRLGFASDGFQPFGNMSTPHSIWPVVLIPYNLPPWQCTKDPYFMMTLLIPGPKCPENDIDVYLQLLIEELKEL, via the exons ATGGGTATTGCTCTCCTTGTGATTGCTCTAGAAGTAAGATGGGGCACCACTCGGGTGATGCAAATTTCAACAGCCAACCCTCCCCTGGTCCTTAAAAGTGAGGACAAATTGgag GACATAATGTCAGATAAGAACCGGATGAAACTTAATGACAGAGCAAGTATGGAATATATAAATGGAGTCCATTCGTTTCTTAACTTTGCTTTTGGTCAGCCAACTGTTAGTGATAGAATACGATGTCCTTGTACTAAGTGTAGAAATACAGTCTTTAAGGGCCGACATGAAGTGAGGGCTCACTTGATCCGAAATGGAATTGTGAAAAGTTATAAACATTGGGTTTATCATGGTGAGACAATTGAGGAAAATTTAGAGGAATGCAATGCTAACAGTAGAGACAATTTAGATGAGGAAGAAAATACAGATTATGATGACTTAATTGGAATGGTTCATGATGCATgtgctttcataaatactgatgtTGAAAGAGATGATGTGAATGAAGGATATGAACCCCAAGAACCAAATCCGGAAGCAGCAGCCTTTTACAGGTTGCTTAAAGATGCCGATAAAAATTTGTATCCTGGATGTGACAAGGTCTCCAAATTATCCTTTGCTGTGAAGTTActccatttaaaatgttcaaataattggaGTGATACATCAATGGATAAGTTGCTGAAGGTTTTTAAGGAAGTTCTTCCAAATGGTGCCTTAGTTCCAAACTCATTTTATGAAGTTAAGAAGCTTATTCAGGATTTGGGACTTGAACATATAAAAATAGATGCATGCTTGAATGATTGTGTTATATATTGGGGAGAGCATGCCAATGCAATCGTATGTCCTGTATGTAACTTATCCCGCTGGAAATATCAAGGCAGAACGCGCAATATCCCTCACAAGATTTTACATTATTTTCCTTTGAAACCAAGACTCCAGAGGTTGTATATGTCTAAAATCACTGCAAAGGACATGAGATGGCATGAGGAGAAAAGAATAAATGATGGCATATTAAGACATCCAGCTGACTCATTCGCTTGGAAATCCTTTGATGATAAGTACAAGTCCTTTTCTGCAGATCCTCGGAGTGTTAGGCTTGGTTTTGCAAGTGATGGCTTCCAACCATTTGGAAATATGTCTACCCCTCATAGTATATGGCCAGTTGTGTTGATTCCATATAATTTACCTCCATGGCAGTGTACGaaagatccttattttatgatgaCACTTCTTATTCCAGGTCCTAAGTGCCCCGAAAATGACATTGATGTGTATCTACAGCTTTTAATTGAAGAGTTGAAGGAGTTatga